TATAAAACAGACACAAATGAAAATGTAATTTATATATATAAGCCGGAAGAGAAAATGATAAAGTTTTATTCTCAGTCAAAATAACAGTTTGCAAATTTCAGGAATAATAAGACCAAAAAATATGTATGAACTAACAAAAAAGGAAAAGAAAACACTAAAAAATATTTCCAAAATATATTATATGCAACCGGCTTTAAATATGATAGATGTTATAATTTCTAAAAGCAAAGATAAAAAAGACAAATGGAAAGATATTTTCAATATGCTTTACGAAATATTGATTAACACCAAAGATAAAGTTGATAAATTGCTTGAAAAAAGAAAAAAAGACGGAGAAATAAGGGATATTTCCCAAGCAAGAAAATCAATAGCCGGAAATGCTTTTTCAAATCTTGTAGTTTACACATTTCTGCAAAACAAGTTGCAAGAGAATATTAAATCAAAAGTTTTTATAACAAGTAAAAAGTCTGAAATTAAAGATTTTAATAAAATTGCAACAATTAAAGTGGGTGATGAAACACAAAAACCGGACGTTGATTTAATTATTTACACAGAAAAAGACAACGAAACTGTAGATAAGTGTATTATTTTATCATTAAAAACCTCGTTACGAGAACGAGCCGGGCAAACTTATAAGTGGAAGCTTTTAATGGAAATTGCAACAACTGATAATCCAATCAAAGAAAAATACGGGATTGAATATAATCCGGACTTTATGCCTTTAGTTTGCTTTGCAACAGTGAATTTTTACAATGAAATTAACAACCCGCAACATAGGGGAATGTTTAAATTCTTTGATAATTCATTCATCGGCAAACCTATAAATAATGATTTTATTAATTCATTATCACATTTGATAGATTATGTAAACAAAACACTATGAAATATAAAGTAGAACGAAATACAAAATATGATTTCGCCGGACAATCTTATGCCTCAAAATATCCAAATTTACATAGGTATCCGGCAACAATGTTACCGCAAATCGGAATTGAAATATTAAAAGAACTTAATATAAAATCCGGAAGAATGCTTGACCCATACTGCGGTTCCGGGTCTTCATTTGCATCGGGTTTAGAAGTTGGAATTAATGAAATGTATGGTTTTGACATTAATCCGCTCGCGGTATTAATTTCAAAAGCAAAATTCACAAAAACAAACGTTCCGGAAGCAAGAAGTGAAAGCCAAAAATTAAGAACAAATATTTATGAATTTCTAAAAGATGAAAATAACTTTAATAAACTTAAATCACCAAAAATCAAAAATATAGATTATTGGTTTTCAAAAGAAATAACTCAAAATATCAGTATATTAAAATATTTTATCTATCAAATTGAAGATGAAAATATACGCCGACTTTTTTCAATCCCATTTGCCGAAACCGTCAGAGCCTGCTCATACACAAGAGCCGGCGAATTTAAACTTTACCGAATTAAACCCGAATTAATAACGGATTTTAATCCGGATGTTTTTGGCGTGTTTTTTAGTAAATTAAAAAAAACATTAGATATTTATCAAGTTATTTATTATCCTAAATTGAAAAAAGGTATTAAAATCTCTGTTGAATATAAAAAATTTGAACCAAAAGATGATTTTTTTGATATTGTTTTGACAAGTCCTCCTTATGGTGACAGTAAAACAACCGTAGCTTACGGTCAATTTTCAAACTTTGCCAATGAATGGTTAGATATTGACTATGCTCGAAAAATTGACAGTATGTTAATGGGGGGAAAAACAGAAAAAAAATTATACAAAGACGGATTAATTTATGATTATTTATATGAAATTTTTAAAAATTTTGAAAAAAGAAGTTACGAAATATCAAGCTTTTACAGAGATTTAGAATTTTCGATAAATAAAGTTGCTAAAAGTGTAAAAAAAGGTGGATATATTGTTTATATCGTAGGAAATAGATTAGTAAAAGACGTTCAACTTCCAACAGATCAATTCATAGCTGAAAAATTTGAAAAACAAGATTACAAACACTTAATAACTTATGAAAGATTATTAGGAAATAAATCAATGCCTTCAAAAAATTCACCGACAAACAAAAAAGGTGTAAAAAAAAGCACGATGATAACAGAATATATTGTTGTGTGTAAAAGAAAAAAATGATTATTCCTGAATAGAAGAAAGAAAACAAACATGCAAAAGTTTATAAAAAAAACAGAAGAAGCAGGAGAACTTGTACGAATAAAAGTTTATGTTGATCCGGTTCTTGAGATGTCTGAAACAGTTGATCGAATATCAAAAGAAAAGGGTGGAGGTAAAGCTGTATTATTTGAAAACACA
The window above is part of the Bacteroidales bacterium genome. Proteins encoded here:
- a CDS encoding DNA methyltransferase, producing MKYKVERNTKYDFAGQSYASKYPNLHRYPATMLPQIGIEILKELNIKSGRMLDPYCGSGSSFASGLEVGINEMYGFDINPLAVLISKAKFTKTNVPEARSESQKLRTNIYEFLKDENNFNKLKSPKIKNIDYWFSKEITQNISILKYFIYQIEDENIRRLFSIPFAETVRACSYTRAGEFKLYRIKPELITDFNPDVFGVFFSKLKKTLDIYQVIYYPKLKKGIKISVEYKKFEPKDDFFDIVLTSPPYGDSKTTVAYGQFSNFANEWLDIDYARKIDSMLMGGKTEKKLYKDGLIYDYLYEIFKNFEKRSYEISSFYRDLEFSINKVAKSVKKGGYIVYIVGNRLVKDVQLPTDQFIAEKFEKQDYKHLITYERLLGNKSMPSKNSPTNKKGVKKSTMITEYIVVCKRKK